The following coding sequences lie in one Hippopotamus amphibius kiboko isolate mHipAmp2 chromosome 17, mHipAmp2.hap2, whole genome shotgun sequence genomic window:
- the SRR gene encoding serine racemase isoform X3 yields MCDQYCISFADVEKAHINIRDFIHLTPVLTSSILNQVAGRNLFFKCELFQKTGSFKIRGALNAIRGLISATSEEKPKAVVSHSSGNHGQALSYAAKLEGIPAYIVVPETAPNCKKLAIQAYGASIVYSEQSDESRENVTKRIVEETEGIMVHPNQEPAVIAGQGTIAMEVLNQVPLVDALVVPVGGGGMVAGIAITVKALRPSVKVYAAEPLNADDCYQSKLKGELTPNPYPPETMADGVKSSIGLKTWPIIRDLVDDVFTVTEDEIKYATQLVWERMKLLIEPTAGVGVAAVLSQHFQTVSAEVKNICIVLSGGNVDLTSLTWVKQAEKPAP; encoded by the exons ATGTGTGATCAGTACTGCATCTCCTTTGCTGATGTTGAAAAAGCTCATATCAACATTCGAGATTTTATCCACCTCACACCAGTGCTAACAAGCTCCATTTTGAATCAAGTAGCAGGGCGCAATCTTTTCTTCAAATGtgaactcttccagaaaactggATCTTTTAAG ATTCGTGGTGCCCTTAACGCAATCAGAGGCTTGATTTCTGCCACTTCAGAAGAGAAGCCCAAAGCTGTTGTTAGTCACAGCAGTGGAAACCATGGCCAGGCTCTCTCCTATGCTGCCAAATTAGAAG GGATTCCTGCTTATATTGTAGTGCCTGAAACAGCTCCCAACTGTAAAAAACTGGCGATACAAGCCTATGGAGCCTCTATAGTATACAGTGAACAGAGCGACGAG TCCAGAGAAAATGTTACAAAAAGAATTGTGGAAGAAACAGAAGGCATCATGGTACATCCCAACCAGGAGCCTGCAGTGATAGCTGGGCAAGGGACAATTGCCATGGAAGTGCTAAACCAG GTTCCCTTGGTAGATGCACTGGTGGTACcagtaggaggaggaggaatggtTGCTGGAATAGCAATTACGGTTAAG GCTCTGAGACCTAGTGTGAAGGTATATGCTGCTGAACCCTTGAATGCAGATGACTGCTACCAGTCCAAACTGAAAGGGGAACTGACCCCCAATCCCTATCCTCCAGAAACCATGGCAGATGGTGTCAAATCCAGCATTGGCTTAAAAACCTGGCCTATCATAAGGGACCTTGTGGATGACGTCTTTACTGTCACAGAGGATGAAATTAAG TATGCAACCCAGCTGGTGTGGGAGAGGATGAAATTGCTTATTGAACCTACAGCTGGGGTTGGAGTGGCCGCCGTGCTGTCTCAGCATTTTCAAACAGTTTCCGCAGAAGTAAAGAACATCTGTATTGTGCTTAGTGGTGGAAATGTAGACTTAACCTCCCTAACTTGGGTGAAGCAGGCTGAAAAGCCAGCTCCTTAG
- the SRR gene encoding serine racemase isoform X2: MKPTCRNQQRTMCDQYCISFADVEKAHINIRDFIHLTPVLTSSILNQVAGRNLFFKCELFQKTGSFKIRGALNAIRGLISATSEEKPKAVVSHSSGNHGQALSYAAKLEGIPAYIVVPETAPNCKKLAIQAYGASIVYSEQSDESRENVTKRIVEETEGIMVHPNQEPAVIAGQGTIAMEVLNQVPLVDALVVPVGGGGMVAGIAITVKALRPSVKVYAAEPLNADDCYQSKLKGELTPNPYPPETMADGVKSSIGLKTWPIIRDLVDDVFTVTEDEIKYATQLVWERMKLLIEPTAGVGVAAVLSQHFQTVSAEVKNICIVLSGGNVDLTSLTWVKQAEKPAP; the protein is encoded by the exons AACCATGTGTGATCAGTACTGCATCTCCTTTGCTGATGTTGAAAAAGCTCATATCAACATTCGAGATTTTATCCACCTCACACCAGTGCTAACAAGCTCCATTTTGAATCAAGTAGCAGGGCGCAATCTTTTCTTCAAATGtgaactcttccagaaaactggATCTTTTAAG ATTCGTGGTGCCCTTAACGCAATCAGAGGCTTGATTTCTGCCACTTCAGAAGAGAAGCCCAAAGCTGTTGTTAGTCACAGCAGTGGAAACCATGGCCAGGCTCTCTCCTATGCTGCCAAATTAGAAG GGATTCCTGCTTATATTGTAGTGCCTGAAACAGCTCCCAACTGTAAAAAACTGGCGATACAAGCCTATGGAGCCTCTATAGTATACAGTGAACAGAGCGACGAG TCCAGAGAAAATGTTACAAAAAGAATTGTGGAAGAAACAGAAGGCATCATGGTACATCCCAACCAGGAGCCTGCAGTGATAGCTGGGCAAGGGACAATTGCCATGGAAGTGCTAAACCAG GTTCCCTTGGTAGATGCACTGGTGGTACcagtaggaggaggaggaatggtTGCTGGAATAGCAATTACGGTTAAG GCTCTGAGACCTAGTGTGAAGGTATATGCTGCTGAACCCTTGAATGCAGATGACTGCTACCAGTCCAAACTGAAAGGGGAACTGACCCCCAATCCCTATCCTCCAGAAACCATGGCAGATGGTGTCAAATCCAGCATTGGCTTAAAAACCTGGCCTATCATAAGGGACCTTGTGGATGACGTCTTTACTGTCACAGAGGATGAAATTAAG TATGCAACCCAGCTGGTGTGGGAGAGGATGAAATTGCTTATTGAACCTACAGCTGGGGTTGGAGTGGCCGCCGTGCTGTCTCAGCATTTTCAAACAGTTTCCGCAGAAGTAAAGAACATCTGTATTGTGCTTAGTGGTGGAAATGTAGACTTAACCTCCCTAACTTGGGTGAAGCAGGCTGAAAAGCCAGCTCCTTAG